A window of Pedococcus badiiscoriae genomic DNA:
AACCGGCTGGGGCTGCACGCCCTGGCGCCGGGCACGCGACTCGCCTCCAACATGTCCCCGACCGTCGCCCGCTCGCCGTCGGGCGCGGCGCTGGCGATCGGCAGCCCGGGCGCCGACCGGATCACGACGGCGCTGATGCAGGTGCTGGGTCGCCACTGCCTCGAGGGAATGCCCATGGACCAGGCCATCGAGGCGCCCCGGGTCCACGTGCGGATCCTCGACGACGGCACGCCGCGCGTGGACCTCGAGGACGACGAGGGCATCTCCGCCGCGGTGGGGGCGCTCGGGCTGCCGTCGTTCTCGCACGGTCCGAGGTCGATGTTCTTCGGTGGGGTGGGCGCCGCTCGGCTGCTCCCGGACGGCACCGTGGACGCGACCGGTGACCCCCGCCGCGAGGCGGCGACCCGCGTCTCCTCCTGAGGCCGACCCACCGTGACAACGGGCTGCGGCGGTCAGCGGGCTGCCCCGGTCACCGCCCACGCGTCGCCGCGGATCCGCCACCAGAAGAAGCACGCCCGGATCGCCATGAAGGCGGTGAACACCACCCAGAGCACGGTCACCGCCCGCGGTGCGCCCTGGGCCAGGAGCTCGTCGCCGGTGCCGTGCACCCAGCCGGCGAGCGGAAGGTAGAGCACCAGCGTCGCCGCCATGGCCCCGGCCAGCCACCGACCGTCGCCCGCGCCGATGAGCACGCCGTCCACGACGAAGACGTAGCCGGCCAGCGGTTGCCCGAGCGCGACCACCACGAGCGCGGCCGACAGTGCGCCCCGCACGGCTGGGTCGGTGGTGAACAGGGAAGGCAGCAGCGAGTGCACGGCCAGTAGGGCCAGGCCGAGGACGGCACCGACCCAGATGCCCCAGCGGACCATCGTGGTGGTCGCATTGCGCGCGGCCTCGACGTCGCCGGCCCCGAGGGCCTTGCCCGTGAGGGCCTGCGCGGCGATGGCCAGCGCGTCGAGGGCGAAGGCGAGGAAGCTCCACACCGTCGCCGCCACCTGGTGCGAGGCCAGGGGCACGTCGCCCAGCCCGGCCGCGACCCAGGTGGTGACCAGCAGGATCGCGCGCAGCGCCAGGGTCCGTACGAGCAGGGGTATGCCGGTCAGCGCCGCCCGCAGCACGCGTCCCGGATGCGGGCGCAGGGTGGCCCCGGCCCGGCGCGCGTGCCGCACCAGGACGGTTACGAGTCCGATCGCCATACCCGTCTGGGCGATGACGGTGCCCCACGCGGATCCGGCGATGCCCCAGCCGAGTCCGTAGACGAGCAGGAGGTTGAGCCCGATGTTGGAGGAGAACCCCGCGACGGAGGCGACCAGTGGCGTCCGGGTGTCCTGCAGCCCGCGGAGCACGCCGGTGGCGGCCAGGGCCACGAGCATCGCCGGGATGCCGAGCGCCGAGATGCGAAGGTACGTCGCGGCATACCCGATGGCGTCGTGGGACGCACCGAAGGCGCGGCACAGCGGTTCGGCCGCCAGGGCAACGACGACGGAGGTCGCGGCCCCGAGCCCGACTGCGAGCCAGGTGCCGTCGATCCCGGCCCCCAGGGCCCCGCGCTCGCTGCCCGCCCCGATCTGTCGCGAGACGATCGACGTGGTGCCGTAGGCCAGGAAGACGAAGATGTTCGCCGCGGTGATCAGCGTGGCGCTCGCGACCCCGAGGCCGGCGAGCTGGGCAGTGCCGAGGTGGCCGATGATCGCCGAGTCGGCCAGCAGGAACAGGGGTTCGGCGACGAGGGCGAGGAAGGCCGGGATCGCGAGGCGCAGGATGTCGCGGCTCTGGGCGGACCGCGCTCCGACGTCCCCTCTGCTCACCGCGCCACGCTAACGGTTTGCCGGTGGGCTACCCGCCGGTGGTCGCCCAGCGGTCCTTCAGCGCGGCGACCTGGGTGGCGACGTCGGCGGCCATGTCCACCTCGTCGGGGGCCATGAGCCACTGCAGCTGCAGTCCGTCCATGAGGGCGACGAGCTGCCGTGCGATGGTGCCCGCGGGTATGCCGGGTGCGGCGGTGCCGTCGGCGACGGCGTCGGTGAGGGCACTCGTGAGCGAGTCGACGGCACCTGCGTGGTGCCTGCGGAGCCAGTCGTGGCCAGGGTGGGCCGGGTCGACCGCCTCGCCGGCAAGGGTGGTGAACAGCCGCACCATCGCCTCGCGTCCGGCGTTGAGCCGCACCAGCTCCACCATGTCGTCGAAGACCTCCCACCCCCGGGCGGGCGCCCCGCGCCGGGCCGACAGGCTGGCCAGGTCGCGCAGGTCGCGCTGCTCGAGGACCGCGGCGAGCAGGTCCTCCTTGGTGGGGAAGTGGTGCAGCAGGCCGGTCTGGCTCAGGCCCGCTGCGGCCGCCAGGGCGGTCATCGGCGTCGCGTGGAAGCCGCGTTCCGCGAACAGGTCGGCCGCGGCGGCGACGATCCGCTCCCGGGTGCCGCCCGTACCGGCGGCACCCCTCGGTCGACCGCGCCCACGCCGGGTGGCGGGTGGGCGGTGCGGCACGCTCACAGCGGTCAGGCCAGGGGAAGTCGGGAGCGGATGTCGCCGAGGCCGCGGGCGACCAGCAGCTCCCCGCCGGACAGGGGGGCGCCCCACGTCCCGGCGGCGGTGTCCCACCGCCGCCACAGCCGCGCGTCGGTCGTGACCTCGACGTCGGCGTGCCCACCCGCCGGCACCGTGGCGGTGCCCCAGCCGACGAGCCGGACCGGCTGGTCGGCCTCGTCGGGCTGGAAGTAGGCCTGCACGACCTCGCGGGACTCGCGATCGCTCGTGTTGCGCACCGTCACCCGCACGGTGACGCCCGTGTCGGTCCCGGTGAGCTCGGCCGACTCGTACTCCCATGACCCGTAGCCGTCGCCGGCGCCCAGCCAGTGGGCGGGCGGCTCGGCGTGACCGGCATGGAAGCCGCGGTAGCCGATGAACACCCCGTCCGTGTACTCGAGCTGCAGGTCCGTGGGCTCGACGACCCAGGCCGGGGCCGCGCCGTCCGCGGCCGGCCACGACGTCACCAGCCGCCCAGCGGGCTCGCGCAGGCCCAGCAAGGCGTCGGCCACGGCGTGCCCGCCCTCCTGACCCGGCAAACCGACGACGAGGATCGCGTCGACGTCCTCGGCCCACGGCATCAGCACCGGGGTCGCGGCGTTCAGGACGACCACGGTGCGGGCTGCGGCGGCCGCGACGGCCGACACCAGCCGGTCCTGGTCTCCCGGCAGGGCCAGGGTGGACTTGTCCGTGCCCTCGGTCTCCTGCTCCGGGGTGAGCCCGACGACGACGACTGCCGTCTCGGCGTCACGCGCGGCCGCGACGGCCGCCTCGATGACCTCGTCCGTCGGCGCAGGCACGGGGGCGACGACGAGGGACTTGACGCCCATGCCCGACGCCAGGACGTGGGACAGCGTGCTCAGCTTGCCGTCCGGTCCGGGTTGGGGCTCGGTGCGCAGGATGGTCAGCACGGCTTCGACCAGCGCGCCCGGTGCTGCGTCCACATCGGCAGTCCAGTGCGGCGGCTTGAACATGCCCTCGCCCGGGTCGGCGCCACCGGCGACGAGATCGGCGCCACCGAGGTCGGCGCCGTCGAGACTGACCCGCCACCGGCCGGTGCCCAGGGCGCCGAGACGTACGCGACCACCCTTGGCCAGGCGGGCGCGCAGCCGGAGCTGCTCGGTCGGACGGGGCGGGGTCTCGTCAAAGCCGGTCGTCACGTCGGCACCGTCCACGTGCTCGGAGAGCATGACCACCCCGTCGGCGTCGAGGTGCTCGACCTGCATGCCGGGCGCGCCTGTCACGGGGTCGCTGATGGAGTCCGGCGCCGCGGGCAGCGGTCGCTCGCGGACCTCCACCCCGTCGACCACGGTCAGCCGGTCGCCGATCGCGGCACGCAGCCCCTGGGCGATGGAGACCTGGTAGGGCGGGTTGACCTGGGCGGAGCCGCCGCCCATGCAGACCGTCTCGACAGCGTGCCGTCCGATGAGCGCCACCGTGCCCGAGGTGGCGCTGGCCGCGGTCAGCGGCAGCGCGCCGCCCTTGTTGCGCAGGACGACCATGCCGTCGGTGGCCAGCCGACGCAGCTGCTCGCGGCGGGCGGGCGCGTCCGGTGCCCAGGAGTCGGTCGGCCACACCCGGTGCGCGTCGGGACCACCGAGGGCGCCGACGCGCTCGGCGAGCCGGAGCAGCCGGCATACGTGCTCGTCGATGACGGACTCGGGCACGGCGCCGGCCTCGACGTCGGCCACCAGCGCCGCGCCCCACGGCCCATCCGGGCCCGGCATGACGAGGTCGAGGCCGCCGAGAGCGGCCGGCGCCGAGGTCTTCGTGGCGAACCAGTCGCTCATGAGCAGGCCGTCCCAGCCCCACTCACCCTTCACGACCTCGTTGTTGACGTGGTCCTGCTCCGTGGCCGGGACGCCGTTGACGTCGTTGTAGGCCGCCATGATCGACCACGGGTTCGCGTCGTCGACGGCGATCTCGAACGGCAGGAGGTAGACCTCGCGCAGCGCCTCCTCGCTCACCACGGAGTTCATGTAGTTGCGCAGGGTCTCGGACTCGTTGGCCACGAGGTGCTTGAGGCAGGCGCCGATGCCCTGGCCCTGCAAGCCCTTGACGTAGGCGGCGGCGAGACGCCCGGTCAGCAGCGGGTCCTCGGAGTACGCCTCGAAGAGCCTGCCCCCGAGGGGGGACCGGTGCAGGTTGATCGTCGGCCCGAGCACGACGTGGATCTGCTGGCGCTGGGCCTCCTGCGCCAGCATCTCACCGACCTCGTGGGCGGTGTCCTCGCTCCAGGCGCTCGCCAGCAGAGTGGCGTTGGGGAAGAGAGCCACCTGCTCGCCGCCGGTGAACTTGAGGCCGCGGACGCCGGTGGGTCCGTCGGAGAACGCCATGGGCGCCAGCCCGATCGAGTCCTCCCCGTGCAGGGTGAACGACGTGGCGCCGGTGAGCAGACGCACCTTGGTCTCGAGGTCGAGGTTGGCGACGAGGGCCGGGAAGTCGGTGAGGTCGGTGCTGGTCACGGCTCCCAGTGCAGCGGTCCGACCCCGGACAGTAAATAGTTAGGGCTAACTATTTCGCGGACTGAGACGGACGAGCGTATGCCGCGTGGCCCTGCGGCGTGGCCCGGTCGCGGCCGGCGCCGCTCGTCCTCGTCGGTGGGCGTTGGCATGATTGCGTCGTGTCCACCATCGTGTTCCTCCACGCACACCCCGACGACGAGGCGTCCCAGACCGCGGGCGCGATGGCTCGCGCCGTCGCCGAGGGGCACCGCGTCGTCACCGTCTTCGCCACCCACGGCGACCACGGTGAGCTCCCGTCCGGTGGCCTGCCCGAGGGCGAGACCCTCGTCGACTGGCGGCGCCGGGAGGCTCAGGCGAGTGCAGACGCGTTGGGCGTGCAGCGGATCGCGTGGCTGGGATATCGCGACTCCGGCATGACCGGCTGGGCGCAGAACTCCGAGGAGGGCGCCTTCACCGGGGCGGACCTCGACGAGGCAGCCACCCGGCTCGTGGCGATCCTCGACGAGGAGGACGCCGACGTCCTGGTGGGCTACGACTGGCACGGCGGCTATGGGCACCCCGACCACGTCAAGGTCAACGCCGTCGTCCACCGCGCTGCCGAGCTGGCGGCACGCCGGCCGCGGCTGCTCGAGTCGACGATGAACCGCGACCTCGTCCGCGGGGTCTTCCAGGCGGCGGTGGCCGCCGGCGCGGGGGACCGGGCGTTCGACCCCGACAGCCCGATGGACGACGGCAATCCCCTCGGCACCCCCGAGGCCGAGATCACCTGGCAGGTCGACGTGGGCGACTACCTCGCCCAGCGCCGCGCCTCCCTGGAGGCGCACCGCAGCCAGGCGACCGACATCGAGGGGATGCTCTCGATGCCTGCGGAGTTCTTCGCGGTCTTCTTCGGGCGCGAGCACTACATCGAGCCCGGCCTCGACAGGGCACAGCACCCGCAGATGCAGGTCGGCTGGCCGTTCGGTGACTGACCGTGACTGACCATGACTGAACGGGCGGCCACGCTCGGCCCGGTGGCCCTGCTGCGCCTCCCTCAGGTCGCGCGCCTGCTGTTCTCGGCCCTGGTCGGGCGGCTGCCCAACGGCATGGTGCCGCTGGCCCTGGTCCTGTTCGCCCGCGACACCGGCAGCGGCTACGGCCGGGCGGGGCTGCTCACCGCCGCGTACTCGCTCGGGTGCTGCCTGGGTGGGCCGGCCCTGTCGCGCGTGATGGACCTGCGCGGGCAGCGCAGCGCTCTCGCCCTGGGCGGTCTGGTCTCGTCCTGTGCGCTGGCGGCGCTGCCGTGGGTTCCCTCCGCAGGGGCGATCGCCGTGGCGCTGGTGGCTGGGCT
This region includes:
- a CDS encoding glycoside hydrolase family 3 C-terminal domain-containing protein yields the protein MTSTDLTDFPALVANLDLETKVRLLTGATSFTLHGEDSIGLAPMAFSDGPTGVRGLKFTGGEQVALFPNATLLASAWSEDTAHEVGEMLAQEAQRQQIHVVLGPTINLHRSPLGGRLFEAYSEDPLLTGRLAAAYVKGLQGQGIGACLKHLVANESETLRNYMNSVVSEEALREVYLLPFEIAVDDANPWSIMAAYNDVNGVPATEQDHVNNEVVKGEWGWDGLLMSDWFATKTSAPAALGGLDLVMPGPDGPWGAALVADVEAGAVPESVIDEHVCRLLRLAERVGALGGPDAHRVWPTDSWAPDAPARREQLRRLATDGMVVLRNKGGALPLTAASATSGTVALIGRHAVETVCMGGGSAQVNPPYQVSIAQGLRAAIGDRLTVVDGVEVRERPLPAAPDSISDPVTGAPGMQVEHLDADGVVMLSEHVDGADVTTGFDETPPRPTEQLRLRARLAKGGRVRLGALGTGRWRVSLDGADLGGADLVAGGADPGEGMFKPPHWTADVDAAPGALVEAVLTILRTEPQPGPDGKLSTLSHVLASGMGVKSLVVAPVPAPTDEVIEAAVAAARDAETAVVVVGLTPEQETEGTDKSTLALPGDQDRLVSAVAAAAARTVVVLNAATPVLMPWAEDVDAILVVGLPGQEGGHAVADALLGLREPAGRLVTSWPAADGAAPAWVVEPTDLQLEYTDGVFIGYRGFHAGHAEPPAHWLGAGDGYGSWEYESAELTGTDTGVTVRVTVRNTSDRESREVVQAYFQPDEADQPVRLVGWGTATVPAGGHADVEVTTDARLWRRWDTAAGTWGAPLSGGELLVARGLGDIRSRLPLA
- a CDS encoding PIG-L family deacetylase; this translates as MSTIVFLHAHPDDEASQTAGAMARAVAEGHRVVTVFATHGDHGELPSGGLPEGETLVDWRRREAQASADALGVQRIAWLGYRDSGMTGWAQNSEEGAFTGADLDEAATRLVAILDEEDADVLVGYDWHGGYGHPDHVKVNAVVHRAAELAARRPRLLESTMNRDLVRGVFQAAVAAGAGDRAFDPDSPMDDGNPLGTPEAEITWQVDVGDYLAQRRASLEAHRSQATDIEGMLSMPAEFFAVFFGREHYIEPGLDRAQHPQMQVGWPFGD
- a CDS encoding MATE family efflux transporter codes for the protein MSRGDVGARSAQSRDILRLAIPAFLALVAEPLFLLADSAIIGHLGTAQLAGLGVASATLITAANIFVFLAYGTTSIVSRQIGAGSERGALGAGIDGTWLAVGLGAATSVVVALAAEPLCRAFGASHDAIGYAATYLRISALGIPAMLVALAATGVLRGLQDTRTPLVASVAGFSSNIGLNLLLVYGLGWGIAGSAWGTVIAQTGMAIGLVTVLVRHARRAGATLRPHPGRVLRAALTGIPLLVRTLALRAILLVTTWVAAGLGDVPLASHQVAATVWSFLAFALDALAIAAQALTGKALGAGDVEAARNATTTMVRWGIWVGAVLGLALLAVHSLLPSLFTTDPAVRGALSAALVVVALGQPLAGYVFVVDGVLIGAGDGRWLAGAMAATLVLYLPLAGWVHGTGDELLAQGAPRAVTVLWVVFTAFMAIRACFFWWRIRGDAWAVTGAAR
- a CDS encoding TetR family transcriptional regulator, with translation MSVPHRPPATRRGRGRPRGAAGTGGTRERIVAAAADLFAERGFHATPMTALAAAAGLSQTGLLHHFPTKEDLLAAVLEQRDLRDLASLSARRGAPARGWEVFDDMVELVRLNAGREAMVRLFTTLAGEAVDPAHPGHDWLRRHHAGAVDSLTSALTDAVADGTAAPGIPAGTIARQLVALMDGLQLQWLMAPDEVDMAADVATQVAALKDRWATTGG